Proteins found in one Massilia sp. H6 genomic segment:
- the cls gene encoding cardiolipin synthase, with the protein MNNKRLTSFIGFLAFVCVVASCKSLPDAGSLPDTPIKRTPTVATQRGMLDVKQASQLLSKRWSNATADLKGLAVLEEQATGVPLIPGNKVTLLFDGPATMRDMMNAARAATTSINLETYIFDQDPVGLEFADVLIAKRREGVVVNIMADGVGTLATPKEFFERLRAAGVNVLIFNPVDPTKRPGKWQLNNRDHRKIMIVDGKIGFTGGINISETYANSSLFRSKKRASTADHSKIGWRDTHIRIEGPAVATLQWAFIDNWVRQDAGDLPRVDYFPRLAPAGDKVMRVLATSPDRDSEIYKSLMIAMNESSKSIHITSAYFVPDQQIVDSLIAAAKRGVDVKLVLPGVSDHQLIKYAGHAFYEQLLAGGVKIFQLQVAVLHAKTAVIDGIWSTIGSANIDRRSFIHNYELNVVVLDPAFAREMESAFNEDLRHSRQVTLEQWRQRPWKDRLKELAGRLAEYWI; encoded by the coding sequence ATGAACAACAAGCGCCTGACCAGCTTCATCGGCTTTCTGGCTTTCGTTTGCGTGGTGGCCTCTTGCAAGAGCCTGCCCGATGCCGGATCGCTGCCCGATACGCCCATCAAGCGCACGCCCACGGTAGCGACGCAGCGCGGCATGCTCGACGTCAAGCAGGCTTCGCAGCTGCTGTCTAAGCGCTGGTCGAACGCAACGGCCGACCTCAAGGGGCTGGCGGTGCTCGAGGAGCAGGCCACTGGTGTACCGCTCATCCCCGGCAACAAGGTGACGCTGCTGTTCGACGGGCCCGCCACGATGCGCGACATGATGAACGCGGCGCGCGCGGCCACCACCTCGATCAACCTCGAAACGTATATTTTCGACCAGGATCCGGTCGGCCTCGAGTTCGCCGACGTCCTGATTGCCAAGCGGCGCGAGGGCGTGGTGGTCAACATCATGGCCGACGGCGTCGGCACCCTGGCCACGCCCAAGGAATTCTTCGAGCGCCTGCGCGCGGCCGGCGTCAATGTGCTGATCTTTAATCCGGTCGATCCCACCAAGCGTCCCGGAAAATGGCAGCTCAACAACCGGGACCACCGCAAGATCATGATCGTGGACGGCAAGATCGGCTTCACTGGCGGCATCAACATCAGCGAGACCTATGCCAACAGCTCGCTGTTTCGCTCGAAGAAGCGGGCCAGCACCGCCGACCACTCGAAAATCGGCTGGCGCGACACCCATATCCGCATCGAGGGTCCGGCGGTGGCGACGCTGCAATGGGCCTTCATCGACAACTGGGTGCGCCAGGATGCGGGCGATTTGCCGCGCGTCGATTATTTCCCGCGCCTGGCCCCGGCCGGCGACAAGGTCATGCGCGTACTGGCCACCTCGCCCGACCGCGATTCGGAAATCTACAAGTCGCTGATGATCGCGATGAACGAGTCCAGCAAGTCAATCCACATTACCTCGGCCTATTTCGTCCCGGACCAGCAGATCGTCGACTCCCTGATCGCGGCGGCCAAACGCGGTGTCGACGTCAAGCTGGTACTGCCGGGCGTCTCCGATCACCAGCTGATCAAGTATGCAGGCCATGCCTTCTACGAGCAGCTGCTCGCCGGCGGCGTCAAGATCTTCCAGTTGCAGGTGGCCGTGCTGCACGCCAAGACGGCCGTGATCGACGGCATCTGGTCGACGATAGGTTCGGCCAACATCGACCGCCGCAGCTTTATTCACAACTACGAGCTCAACGTGGTCGTACTGGACCCGGCCTTCGCACGCGAGATGGAGAGTGCCTTCAACGAGGACTTGCGCCACTCCAGGCAGGTGACGCTGGAGCAGTGGCGCCAGCGCCCGTGGAAAGACCGCCTGAAGGAACTGGCCGGCCGTTTGGCTGAATACTGGATCTAG